A stretch of Acidovorax sp. RAC01 DNA encodes these proteins:
- a CDS encoding coniferyl aldehyde dehydrogenase translates to MTPADIHSHFELQRQASRDHVDVPLLVRRERLLRLRKLLDENGPVLAAAVQADFGMRSPRLTEVADFLVLRTLLSHTLKHLASWTKPQKVRTPLHLQPAQGYIHRQPLGVVGVISPWNYPVQLALAPAITALAAGNRVMLKPSELTPHTSAQLARLVAQFFTPDEFCVVQGDANLSALFASLPFDHLVFTGSTAVGRKVAQAAAQHLTPTTLELGGKSPCIIDGHCDMQDAALKIAHGKLLNAGQTCIAPDYVLLPRGREAEFAQAYRAAVARLFPTIEGNGDYASIITPRHHARLRTMLQQAQTQGAEVQVIDPAEGKPPVHTQGTLGDGASRQMLPVLVFGATSGMQLMQEEIFGPVLPVIAYEKLDDAIAHINAGPRPLALYWFGQSEAVRDDVLRRTVSGGVTVNDTLMHIAHDNLPFGGVGDSGWGAYHGEQGFLRFCHQKSVLVQSRWSMGSLFYPPYGARFDQLMGMLRRWL, encoded by the coding sequence ATGACACCCGCCGACATCCATTCCCATTTCGAGCTCCAGCGCCAGGCCAGCCGCGACCACGTCGATGTGCCCCTGCTGGTGCGCCGCGAGCGGCTGCTGCGCCTGCGCAAGCTGCTGGATGAAAACGGCCCGGTGCTGGCCGCGGCCGTGCAGGCCGACTTCGGCATGCGCTCCCCCCGCCTGACCGAGGTGGCCGATTTCCTGGTGCTGCGCACGCTGCTGTCGCACACGCTCAAGCACCTGGCCAGCTGGACGAAGCCGCAAAAGGTGCGCACCCCGCTGCACCTGCAGCCCGCGCAGGGCTACATCCACCGCCAGCCGCTGGGCGTGGTGGGCGTGATCTCGCCATGGAACTACCCGGTGCAGCTGGCGCTGGCACCCGCCATCACGGCGTTGGCCGCGGGCAACCGGGTGATGCTCAAGCCCAGCGAACTCACGCCCCACACATCCGCGCAGCTGGCCCGGCTGGTGGCCCAGTTCTTCACGCCCGACGAGTTCTGCGTGGTGCAGGGCGATGCCAACCTGTCGGCGCTGTTTGCATCGCTGCCGTTCGACCACCTGGTGTTCACCGGCTCCACCGCCGTGGGCCGCAAGGTGGCGCAGGCGGCTGCGCAGCACCTCACACCCACCACGCTGGAGCTGGGCGGCAAGTCGCCCTGCATCATCGACGGCCACTGCGACATGCAGGACGCGGCCCTCAAGATCGCCCACGGCAAGCTGCTCAACGCCGGGCAGACATGCATTGCGCCCGACTACGTGCTGCTGCCGCGCGGGCGCGAGGCCGAGTTTGCGCAGGCCTACCGGGCAGCGGTGGCGCGGCTGTTTCCCACCATCGAGGGCAATGGCGACTACGCCTCCATCATCACGCCGCGCCACCACGCGCGGCTGCGCACCATGCTGCAGCAGGCGCAAACGCAGGGCGCCGAGGTGCAGGTGATCGACCCCGCCGAGGGCAAGCCGCCCGTGCACACCCAGGGCACGCTGGGCGACGGTGCCAGCCGCCAGATGCTGCCGGTGCTGGTGTTTGGCGCCACGTCGGGCATGCAGCTCATGCAGGAAGAAATCTTCGGGCCGGTGCTGCCCGTCATTGCGTACGAGAAGCTGGACGACGCCATCGCCCACATCAACGCCGGGCCTCGCCCGCTGGCGTTGTACTGGTTCGGTCAGAGCGAGGCGGTGCGCGACGACGTGCTGCGCCGCACCGTGAGCGGCGGCGTGACGGTGAACGACACCCTGATGCACATCGCGCACGACAACCTGCCGTTTGGCGGCGTGGGCGACAGCGGCTGGGGCGCATACCACGGCGAGCAGGGCTTCCTGCGCTTTTGCCACCAGAAGTCGGTGCTGGTGCAGTCGCGCTGGTCGATGGGTTCGCTGTTCTACCCGCCGTACGGCGCGCGCTTTGACCAGCTCATGGGGATGCTGCGCCGCTGGCTCTAG